Part of the Micromonospora rhizosphaerae genome is shown below.
GCGCCAGCGGGGGGCAGCACGGCGCGTCGGCGTTGAGGTCGACGAGGGCAAGTGGCGCCTGTTGCTTTGACATGCCTCTAGGTTGACATCTCTCTAATCAACGTGCAACCGTCTGCTTAGACGGACGTCAAGACAGGCGTCTGGAGGAAGGGGACCACCATGTTCGGCTCCACCCGCCGCTCATCCGCTCTTCGCGCTGGAGTCCGGTTCTGCGACTCCTGCGCCCAGGTTTCCACCGCCGACCAGCGTGCGCAGCGCCGCTACGACCGCGCCCGCACCACCGTCTACACGCTGATCAGCCCCCGCTGACGAGAGGACCTGTGATGAGCGAGAACACCCAGACCACCGGCGGTTTCGCGGGCGACCCGGCCGCCGCCCTACGGGTCACCGGCTCCGGCGCCTGCTGCGGCAGCCCCGCCCAGGCCGTGGGCTCGATCCTGCCGCCGGCCGGCGAGGCCGCGAGCGCCGGCCCGTGCTGCGGCACCCAGGAAGCCGCGGAAGCCGCCGGCTCGTGCTGCGGCACGCAGGCCAAGGCCGACGCGGTGGCCGCCGGACAGGGGTGCTGCGGATGACCACCCCAGACGATCTCGCGGTCCTGCTCCGGGAAGTCAGCGCCGACCGGATGTCCGCGACCGTCGCCACCCTCGCCTCCGACCGCATGGCAGGACGGCGAGTTGGATCAGCCGGCGGCGCGGCAGCCCGGGCGTGGCTCGTCGACCAGCTCGCCGCCCTCGGTGCCGCGGTCGGGACTGAGGAGTTCCCGGTCCGGGCGGTGCCGCAGGTGTACGAGGCGCCAGCCGTCATCTGGGGCGACGGGAACAGCTCCGCGCCGCTGGTCTTCGGTCGGCAGGTCGCGATCCATTCCGCCTCCGCCGACGCCGCCGACACCCGCCGCGGCCCGCTCGGCGTCGCCGGTGCCGACGACCCGGCCGGGCGGTGGCTCGTGGTGCCGGCGGAGATGAGCCTGTTCGACGCATACCGGGACACCCGCGGCGCGGCCGGGCTGCTCGTCCGCCGAGCCGTCGACGCCGACGGGTGGCAGTTCACCACCCTCGCCGGACCGGACCCGGGACCGCTGCCCGTCCTGACCCTCGACCCGGACACCCACCGCGGCGTTCTCGCCGCCGCAACCGACAGCGCCAGCTGGTTCGCCGGCGCCACGCCGGTTCGCCGCGACGACGTCACCGGCACCAACATCCACGCCCGGCTCCGGCAGGCCGTCCCCGGCGGGGCGGAGCTGCTCCTGACCGCCCACTACGACGGCGTCGGCGACCACCCGGGGCTGCGCCAGCCCGGAGCGTCGGACAACGCCAGCGGCGTCGCGGTGGTCCTCGAAGCCGCCCGCATCCTCGGCCGCGGACTTCCCGACGAGGTCGGGCTCTGCGTCGCCCTGCTCGACGGCGAGGAGGTGGGCGCGCTCGGCTCGGCTCACCACGCCGCGCAGCTGCGCGACCAGGGCGGCGCACCCCTGGTGGTCAACGTCGACGGAGCAGGCCGCCTGGATGGGCCGGCGGCGGTCGAGGCCGGCGGCCCCGCCCACCGCCTCCTGGCGCTGCTGGACCAGGCCGGCCGGCACACCGGCGTCCCACTCGCTGCGGGGCCGATGGCCTCGGACAACCGCCGCTACGGTGCAGCAGGTCTCGCCGCGGTCGGCATCGGCGCCGGGATGGGCGGCTACCACAGCCCTGCCGACACCCCCGACCGCGTCGACCGCGCCACCTTGACCGCGATCGCCCGCCTCGTCGTCGCAACCGCCCACCTCACCGGGACGGCACCTGCTAGGCTTTCATCGCCAATCGGCGATAAGCGATAGAAGGAGTGATGGTGGACGACCTGCTCGACCGGGCGACCGCGCGGACCTACGCCTCGTGGTTCCGGGCCCTGGCGGACCCGACCCGGGTGCAGATCGTCGAATACCTCGCCCGGCACGCCCGGCCGATGAGCGTGGGGGAGATCGTCGCCGCCGTCGGGCTCGCCCAGTCCACCGTCTCCCAACACCTGAAGATCCTCACCGAGGTGCGGTTCGTGCTCGTCGAGCCGGTCGGCACCGCCCGCCACTACCGCATCAACGACGCCTGCGTCGGCTGCTTCCCCTCCGCCGCCGACGTCGTCATGGGCCGCCCCGCGCCCAACCCGATCGGAGCCTGCTGATGGCCGACATCACCGTCCGCCCGATGACCTCGGACGACGCCGATCGTGTCCTCGCCATCTACCAGGCCGGCCTCGACGGCGGCAACGCCAGCTTCGAGACCACCGCACCGACCTGGACGACATTCGACGAGGGAAAGCTGCCTGACCACCGCCTCGTGGCCGTCGACGCGGACGACACCGTGGTCGGATGGGTGGCGGTGTCTCCGACGTCGAGCCGTGCGGTCTACGCCGGGGTGGTCGAGCACTCCGTCTACGTCGACCCGGCCGCCCGAGGGCGTGGCGTGGCCCGGCTGCTGCTGGACGCGCTGATCGCCTCGACCGAGGCCGCCGGCATCTGGACCATCCAGTCCGGCGTCTTTTCGGAGAACACCGCCAGTCTCACCCTGCACCAGCGGGCCGGCTTCCGCGTCATCGGCATCCGCGAGCGGGTCGGCCGGCACCACGGGCGGTGGCGCGACGTCGTTCTCCTCGAGCGACGCAGCCCCGTCATCTGAACCCGTTGCGCTCCGCCTGCCCCAGCACAACTGCACCTTCTTGATTCGACAGTTCTCAACACAGAGGAGTTTTCCGATGAGTGTCCTGAACGAGCTGCCCGTCGTGGTAATCGGCGCGGGCCCGGTGGGTCTGGCCGCCGCCGCCCACCTGCACGAGCGCGGCCTGCCCTTCCTCGTTCTGGAGGCCGGCGACACCGCCGGCGCGGCGGTGCGGCAGTGGGGGCACGTGCGGGTGTTCTCCCCGTGGCGCTACAACGTCGACCCGGCCGCGCGCCGTCTGCTCGACGACGCTGGCTGGGTCGCCCCGGCCGAGGACGCGCTGCCCACCGGCGCGGAGCTGGTCGCCGACTACCTCCAGCCCCTCGCAGAGCTGCCGCAGCTCAAGCCCCACCTGCGCTACGGCGCGCGCGTCGAGGCCATCAGCCGCCTCGGCCTGGACCGGCTGCGCACCGCCGGACGCGACCAGACGCCGTTCCTGATCCGCCTCGCCGACGGTGACGAGCTACTGGCCCGCGCGGTCATCGACGCATCCGGCACCTGGGGCACCCCCAACGTCCTCGGCGCCTCCGGCCTGCCCGCCCGGGGCGAGACGGACGTGGCGGCGTTCCTCGAGCACGCCCTGCCCGACGTGCTCGGCGCGGACCGCGACCGCTTCGCCGGCCGGCACACCCTCGTCGTCGGCGCCGGCCACTCCGCTGCCAACACGCTGCTCTCCCTGGCCGAACTGGCCGCCGGCGAGCCGGGCACGGAGGTGACCTGGGCGATCCGCTCGGCCAGCCCGGCCCGCACCTACGGCGGCGGAGACGCCGACGCGCTGCCCGCCCGTGGCGCGCTCGGCTCCCGGCTGCGCGAGCACGTGGACGCCGGCCGGATCCGGCTGCTCACCGGCTTCTCCGTCCACGCCCTCACCCCGACCGACGGCCGGGTCGCCGTGGTCGTCCGGCACGCCGACGGCGGTGAGGAGTCGGTCGTGGTGGACCGGATCGTCGCCGCCACCGGCTTCCGCCCCGACCACTCGATCGCGGCCGAGCTGCGCCTGGACCTCGACCCGGTCATGGGCGCCACCCGGGCTCTCGCCCCGCTGATCGACCCGAACGAGCACTCCTGCGGCACCGTCCCACCGCACGGCGCCGACGAACTCGCCCATCCCGAGGCCGGCTACTACGCCGTCGGCATGAAGTGCTACGGCCGCGCCCCCACCTTCCTCATGGCCACCGGCTACGAGCAGGTCCGCTCCGTCGTCGCCGCCCTCGCCGGCGACTGGGACGCCGCCCGCGACGTCCAGCTCGACCTGCCCGAAACCGGCGTCTGCACCAGCAACCCCGCCGACTCCACCGGCACCGACAGCTGCTGCGGCCCCGCCCCTGCAGCCCAGCGGGCCGGACACGGGCTCGCCACCGGAATCCCCGGCGGCCTGCTCTCCGCACCGCTGAGCCTCATCAGCCTCGACACCCCGACCAGCGGCCAGACCGGCGGCTGCTGCGCCAGCTGATGACCACCACCACGACGGCGCCCTGGCGACGACCGCGGTCAACGCCAGGGCGCTCGCTGCCACCGGTGACGCCGAGGCCGACGGCGTCCGGACCGCCCACTCGACGAGGCCCTGCTGGTCGGGGATCGGAGTGGGCCACGCGAGCGGAGCAATCTTTGACTTCGTCGCCGCACGATGCCGCTCTACCGCTGCGGCGTAGATGGACCGCTGCTCGCTGATCTCGGTCACGAGCTCGGGAACGGTGAGGATGTTGCGCTGCAGCGCGGTGAGCAGCTCGGCCGGCAACACGTCGGCGATCCTGGCCAGGATGCGCGCCGGCGCCTCCCTGTCCCAGTCGACCAGGCACCTGTCCTGAAGCATCCACATGATCCGGCGCAACTGGTCGGGGTCCCGTTCGATCTCGTCGAAACGCACAACCCAGGCCCCACCCGCACGGCCGGTCGGGCTGAGCCGCCACAAGGCAAGGGCCTCTCCGCCGGTGCTATCGGGGCCGACGGCAAGGACCGCGTGGCCACGCGCTCCCGGCACGTAGTCCACTGGTACGGACAGTTCGCCTTCGGATGCCTCGGCTTCGGACGCCATACCAGATCCTCAAGTGTTGAGAGCGGGAGCATCACTGTAGTCATCCCCGCCGATACTCCGGTTCAGCTAGAAGGGCAGGCCTCGGCTCGTCCGAGGAGGCGATGAGTGCCTGGATGGGATGCCACCCGTCACCCCTGGCCGACTGCTCCATGGAGTCTCGTGGCCCGGGCACAGAGTTCGCCAATTTGGCTTGCCCACACAGGTGACGTCGCTGCCATAAGCGACGGTTCCGTCGGATTTTCGCTCCCTTTTGATCATCCGTACGGTCGCTAGTTCGTTGCTCCAGCGTCGATCTAGATTGCTGTCCTCATGCCTGCCTCAAAGGTGAGAAAGGCATCGACATCCAGAGGAATCGAAATGGTGCAGCGTTCCAACCCGCCGGTACCGCCGCCGCCCAACGAGCCGCCGTCCGGTGACCAACCCGTCGAGGCCGCTGCTGCGCCCGCGCCTGCCCCCGAACGTCCAATCCACGAGTGGACCGTGTTGGGGGCCGGCATCGCCGCCGTGATCGGCTCGTTCCTGCCCTGGGCCAAAATCAGCGCACCGATTGTGGGCACGATCAGCATGTCCGGGGTCGACGGGTCGGACGGATGGATCACCGCAGGTCTCGGCCTGATTCTGGTCCTGTACGCCGGCATGAGCCTGCGCGGCCAGCGCATGCCCGTCGTCGTGCCCATCCTCGCCGTCCTCGCTGCCCTCGGACTGTTTGGCGTAGGCGCATGGAAGATCGCTGACCTGCAGGCGGCTGAGACGGCTATGCGAGCAGAAATGTCCGGGAAGGACGATGTCCTTGGCATCGGAAAGGCGATGAGCGCAGCCACACAGATGAGCGTCGGTTCCGGTCTCTGGTTGCTCACGTTCGCTGGATTGGTGGGCACCGTCACCATGGTTCTCATCATGATCAGCCGTTACCGCGGCACCAGCAAATGATGTGGTTGTGGTGCCGAGTACCAGCTCGACAGCGGAGCCTCGCGCGCTCGCCTGCCACAGCAGAGGCCAGGGCCGCCGCATTGGCGCCCGCCTGGCCTCTGCTGTGGCAGTTGTCGTGACTGGTCAGGGCGCACCTGCTGCCAGGGTCCTCTGGACTCCCTCGACCTGGTCGTGACTCTTTCTGTCGCACCCAACGCGTACGGTCCCCACATGGCGAAGCCACGGTCGGCCAGTCAAGCGACGAAGAAGCCCGGACGCATGCCGCCTATCACGGCCGACCGGCTGCTCCGGGGCTGGCCCGGGCCGGCGGGAACTTGCATCCGGCTCGCCGCCCCAGGCGACGCGGCCGAAGTGCGGGATCTCCTGGCCCTTGCCGAACTCAGCCTCGACCAGGAGCTGGAAAAGACCATCGAAGCCGGCACTGTCGCCACCACCATCCTGACAGGGCTGCGGGCGGGCACGTCGCAGATGCTGCGCCCGCTAGCCGAGGCCGCCGCCGTCGGTCGGCCGCAGGACGCGATGATCGGACTGGTCACCGTGCTGGTCGCCGAGAGCCCGAGTGGGCAACTGCACGGTGCCCTGCAGGCGGTGCCGCCCGGCAACGTGCTGTCGGAAGCCGCAGCCGCCGGCGTGCCGCTCCCGCTCGCGCTGGTTGCCTCGACGAAGGTCGCCAAAATACGAGGCCTGGCCGTCGCTCCGACCGCCAGGGGGCTCGGGATCGGCGACGTATTGCTGCGTCGTGCGGTGCGCCTCTACCACCAGTTGGATTGGCTGCTGCTGTACGGGCAGTTCCCGGCCGAGTCCGGGCTGGATAGCTACTACGGTCGCCGGGGATTCACCGTGCTGCCGCCGGGCACCGGCATCGACCTGGCCCCGCTGAACCTGCCGGTCGACATCCACCAC
Proteins encoded:
- a CDS encoding M28 family metallopeptidase yields the protein MTTPDDLAVLLREVSADRMSATVATLASDRMAGRRVGSAGGAAARAWLVDQLAALGAAVGTEEFPVRAVPQVYEAPAVIWGDGNSSAPLVFGRQVAIHSASADAADTRRGPLGVAGADDPAGRWLVVPAEMSLFDAYRDTRGAAGLLVRRAVDADGWQFTTLAGPDPGPLPVLTLDPDTHRGVLAAATDSASWFAGATPVRRDDVTGTNIHARLRQAVPGGAELLLTAHYDGVGDHPGLRQPGASDNASGVAVVLEAARILGRGLPDEVGLCVALLDGEEVGALGSAHHAAQLRDQGGAPLVVNVDGAGRLDGPAAVEAGGPAHRLLALLDQAGRHTGVPLAAGPMASDNRRYGAAGLAAVGIGAGMGGYHSPADTPDRVDRATLTAIARLVVATAHLTGTAPARLSSPIGDKR
- a CDS encoding ArsR/SmtB family transcription factor; translation: MVDDLLDRATARTYASWFRALADPTRVQIVEYLARHARPMSVGEIVAAVGLAQSTVSQHLKILTEVRFVLVEPVGTARHYRINDACVGCFPSAADVVMGRPAPNPIGAC
- a CDS encoding GNAT family N-acetyltransferase, whose protein sequence is MADITVRPMTSDDADRVLAIYQAGLDGGNASFETTAPTWTTFDEGKLPDHRLVAVDADDTVVGWVAVSPTSSRAVYAGVVEHSVYVDPAARGRGVARLLLDALIASTEAAGIWTIQSGVFSENTASLTLHQRAGFRVIGIRERVGRHHGRWRDVVLLERRSPVI
- a CDS encoding FAD-dependent oxidoreductase, with amino-acid sequence MSVLNELPVVVIGAGPVGLAAAAHLHERGLPFLVLEAGDTAGAAVRQWGHVRVFSPWRYNVDPAARRLLDDAGWVAPAEDALPTGAELVADYLQPLAELPQLKPHLRYGARVEAISRLGLDRLRTAGRDQTPFLIRLADGDELLARAVIDASGTWGTPNVLGASGLPARGETDVAAFLEHALPDVLGADRDRFAGRHTLVVGAGHSAANTLLSLAELAAGEPGTEVTWAIRSASPARTYGGGDADALPARGALGSRLREHVDAGRIRLLTGFSVHALTPTDGRVAVVVRHADGGEESVVVDRIVAATGFRPDHSIAAELRLDLDPVMGATRALAPLIDPNEHSCGTVPPHGADELAHPEAGYYAVGMKCYGRAPTFLMATGYEQVRSVVAALAGDWDAARDVQLDLPETGVCTSNPADSTGTDSCCGPAPAAQRAGHGLATGIPGGLLSAPLSLISLDTPTSGQTGGCCAS
- a CDS encoding GNAT family N-acetyltransferase codes for the protein MAKPRSASQATKKPGRMPPITADRLLRGWPGPAGTCIRLAAPGDAAEVRDLLALAELSLDQELEKTIEAGTVATTILTGLRAGTSQMLRPLAEAAAVGRPQDAMIGLVTVLVAESPSGQLHGALQAVPPGNVLSEAAAAGVPLPLALVASTKVAKIRGLAVAPTARGLGIGDVLLRRAVRLYHQLDWLLLYGQFPAESGLDSYYGRRGFTVLPPGTGIDLAPLNLPVDIHHEPGEQLFVRWRSTAIR